In Syngnathus typhle isolate RoL2023-S1 ecotype Sweden linkage group LG14, RoL_Styp_1.0, whole genome shotgun sequence, one genomic interval encodes:
- the s1pr1 gene encoding sphingosine 1-phosphate receptor 1, which produces MADPVLSGLITRHYNYTGKLRPQDGASGLKADSVVFLAVCCLIVLENLLVLATIWRTKKFHKPMFYFLGNLALSDLLAGMVYGANILLSGANTYRLTPTQWFLREGSVFVALAASVFSLLAIAVERHLTMVKMKVHDGGGRASRVFPLISAVWMVAGVLGSLPLMGWNCIGRLECCSTVLPLYHKTYILFCTSVFSVILMAIVALYARIYALVRRRHSRRLASRSMALLRTVVVVLSCFITCWAPLFVLLLLDAACRVHGCAVLYQAEWFLALAVLNSATNPLIYTLTSNEMRRAFLQTLLCGSARLHATAEFGISRSENSPRPDGEEVPPPIQSTLSSN; this is translated from the coding sequence ATGGCCGACCCCGTCCTATCTGGCCTGATCACCAGGCACTACAACTATACGGGCAAGCTCCGGCCGCAAGACGGCGCCTCGGGCCTGAAGGCCGACTCGGTGGTCTTCCTGGCGGTGTGCTGCCTGATTGTCCTGGAGAACCTACTGGTCCTGGCCACCATCTGGAGGACCAAGAAGTTCCACAAGCCCATGTTCTACTTCCTGGGCAACCTGGCGCTGTCGGACCTCCTGGCAGGCATGGTGTACGGCGCCAACATCCTGCTGTCAGGCGCCAACACCTACCGGCTGACGCCCACCCAGTGGTTCCTGCGTGAGGGCTCCGTGTTTGTGGCGCTGGCGGCGTCCGTCTTCAGCTTGCTGGCCATCGCCGTGGAGCGCCACCTCACCATGGTGAAAATGAAGGTTCACGACGGGGGTGGGCGTGCTAGCCGTGTCTTCCCGCTCATCAGCGCCGTGTGGATGGTGGCGGGCGTGCTGGGCAGCCTGCCCCTGATGGGCTGGAACTGCATCGGGCGGCTGGAGTGCTGCTCCACCGTGCTGCCGCTCTATCACAAGACCTACATCCTCTTCTGCACCAGTGTCTTCAGCGTCATCCTGATGGCCATTGTGGCGCTATACGCCCGCATCTACGCCCTGGTGCGCAGGCGCCACAGCCGCCGGCTGGCCTCACGCTCCATGGCGCTGCTGCggacggtggtggtggtgctgagCTGCTTCATCACCTGCTGGGCACCACTctttgtgctgctgctgctggatgcTGCTTGCCGCGTGCACGGCTGCGCCGTCCTCTACCAGGCCGAGTGGTTCCTGGCCCTGGCCGTCCTCAACTCGGCCACCAACCCGCTCATCTACACGCTGACCAGCAACGAGATGCGCCGCGCCTTTCTGCAGACGCTGCTGTGCGGATCAGCCCGCCTGCACGCTACTGCCGAGTTCGGCATCAGCCGCTCGGAGAACTCCCCGCGCCCTGACGGCGAGGAGGTGCCACCGCCGATCCAGTCCACCCTGTCCTCCAACTGA
- the zbtb37 gene encoding zinc finger and BTB domain-containing protein 37 isoform X1, with protein MERSASIQLDVPDFSNSVLSHLNQLRVQGRLCDIVVHVQGQSFRAHKVVLAASSPYFRDHMSLSQMSTVSLTVIRNASVFEQLLGFCYTGRLRLQLCDIISYLTAASFLQMQEVIDRCTHILEGIHLKISPADPDHLLAEREVSAPLDRGLEVPTREEEGLHSPLAQRSPSAQRSPSAQRSPSAQRSPSTRRRGQALLHVDRAGQWYVETAGEADDAAGGLSIKTEWTARRIAVGRSQDGSGPNDKGGGAGAEALGVARPSSSLCDTDSPSGSVLIPAERQRAKSESPSRSQNPRHGNSQGEEAAGSYEDYARDPVGERWFRYNPRLTCIYCCKSFNQKGSLDRHMRLHMGITPFVCRLCGKKYTRKDQLEYHIRKHTGNKPFTCRLCNKSFPFQAILNQHLRKNHPGHDAQSASPETTTATLSTRGASPGQEEPEGGGVVPPAEGPHGSVSTTGPD; from the exons ATGGAGCGCTCGGCCAGCATTCAGCTGGACGTCCCGGACTTCAGCAATTCGGTGCTGTCCCACCTCAACCAACTACGGGTCCAAGGGCGGCTGTGCGACATTGTGGTCCATGTTCAGGGCCAGAGTTTCCGGGCCCACAAGGTTGTCCTGGCTGCCAGTTCGCCCTACTTCCGGGATCACATGTCTCTGAGCCAGATGAGCACCGTGTCGCTGACAGTGATCCGCAACGCATCTGTCTTCGAGCAGCTTCTGGGCTTTTGCTACACGGGACGCCTGCGCCTGCAGCTGTGTGACATCATCAGCTACCTGACGGCTGCCAGCTTTCTGCAGATGCAGGAAGTCATCGATCGCTGCACACACATCCTGGAGGGCATCCACCTTAAGATCAGCCCGGCTGATCCGGATCATCTGCTGGCCGAGCGAGAGGTGTCAGCGCCGCTGGATCGCGGCCTGGAGGTGCCCACCCGGGAAGAGGAGGGGCTGCACAGCCCGTTGGCTCAGCGCAGCCCGTCAGCTCAGCGCAGCCCGTCGGCTCAGCGCAGCCCGTCGGCTCAGCGCAGCCCGTCGACTCGACGCCGTGGACAAGCGCTGCTCCACGTTGACAGGGCCGGCCAGTGGTATGTGGAGACGGCTGGCGAGGCCGACGATGCCGCCGGCGGACTCTCCATCAAGACGGAGTGGACGGCGCGGCGGATTGCGGTGGGGCGCAGCCAGGACGGCTCAGGCCCAAATGACAAAGGGGGAGGTGCTGGTGCCGAGGCCTTGGGCGTGGCTCGGCCCTCCAGCAGCCTCTGTGACACCGACAG tccCTCAGGCAGCGTCCTCATCCCTGCTGAGCGTCAACGAGCCAAAAGCGAATCTCCGAGCAGAAGCCAAAACCCGCGACACGGCAACTCCCAG GGCGAAGAGGCGGCAGGGTCGTATGAGGATTACGCCAGGGACCCGGTGGGAGAGCGCTGGTTCCGCTACAACCCACGACTGACCTGCATCTACTGCTGCAAGTCGTTCAACCAGAAGGGAAGTCTGGACCGCCACATGCGTCTTCACATGGGCATCACGCCCTTCGTATGCCGCCTGTGTGGGAAGAAGTACACGCGCAAGGACCAGCTGGAGTACCACATCCGCAAACACACCGGCAACAAACCCTTCACATGCCGCCTGTGCAACAAGAGCTTCCCTTTCCAGGCCATCCTCAACCAGCACCTGCGCAAGAACCATCCGGGACACGACGCCCAAAGCGCCTCGCCCGAGACCACCACTGCCACGCTCAGCACCAGGGGGGCCTCCCCAGGGCAGGAGGAACCCGAGGGAGGTGGTGTGGTGCCGCCCGCCGAGGGCCCCCACGGGTCCGTCTCCACTACGGGACCTGACTAA
- the zbtb37 gene encoding zinc finger and BTB domain-containing protein 37 isoform X2: MERSASIQLDVPDFSNSVLSHLNQLRVQGRLCDIVVHVQGQSFRAHKLLGFCYTGRLRLQLCDIISYLTAASFLQMQEVIDRCTHILEGIHLKISPADPDHLLAEREVSAPLDRGLEVPTREEEGLHSPLAQRSPSAQRSPSAQRSPSAQRSPSTRRRGQALLHVDRAGQWYVETAGEADDAAGGLSIKTEWTARRIAVGRSQDGSGPNDKGGGAGAEALGVARPSSSLCDTDSPSGSVLIPAERQRAKSESPSRSQNPRHGNSQGEEAAGSYEDYARDPVGERWFRYNPRLTCIYCCKSFNQKGSLDRHMRLHMGITPFVCRLCGKKYTRKDQLEYHIRKHTGNKPFTCRLCNKSFPFQAILNQHLRKNHPGHDAQSASPETTTATLSTRGASPGQEEPEGGGVVPPAEGPHGSVSTTGPD; encoded by the exons ATGGAGCGCTCGGCCAGCATTCAGCTGGACGTCCCGGACTTCAGCAATTCGGTGCTGTCCCACCTCAACCAACTACGGGTCCAAGGGCGGCTGTGCGACATTGTGGTCCATGTTCAGGGCCAGAGTTTCCGGGCCCACAAG CTTCTGGGCTTTTGCTACACGGGACGCCTGCGCCTGCAGCTGTGTGACATCATCAGCTACCTGACGGCTGCCAGCTTTCTGCAGATGCAGGAAGTCATCGATCGCTGCACACACATCCTGGAGGGCATCCACCTTAAGATCAGCCCGGCTGATCCGGATCATCTGCTGGCCGAGCGAGAGGTGTCAGCGCCGCTGGATCGCGGCCTGGAGGTGCCCACCCGGGAAGAGGAGGGGCTGCACAGCCCGTTGGCTCAGCGCAGCCCGTCAGCTCAGCGCAGCCCGTCGGCTCAGCGCAGCCCGTCGGCTCAGCGCAGCCCGTCGACTCGACGCCGTGGACAAGCGCTGCTCCACGTTGACAGGGCCGGCCAGTGGTATGTGGAGACGGCTGGCGAGGCCGACGATGCCGCCGGCGGACTCTCCATCAAGACGGAGTGGACGGCGCGGCGGATTGCGGTGGGGCGCAGCCAGGACGGCTCAGGCCCAAATGACAAAGGGGGAGGTGCTGGTGCCGAGGCCTTGGGCGTGGCTCGGCCCTCCAGCAGCCTCTGTGACACCGACAG tccCTCAGGCAGCGTCCTCATCCCTGCTGAGCGTCAACGAGCCAAAAGCGAATCTCCGAGCAGAAGCCAAAACCCGCGACACGGCAACTCCCAG GGCGAAGAGGCGGCAGGGTCGTATGAGGATTACGCCAGGGACCCGGTGGGAGAGCGCTGGTTCCGCTACAACCCACGACTGACCTGCATCTACTGCTGCAAGTCGTTCAACCAGAAGGGAAGTCTGGACCGCCACATGCGTCTTCACATGGGCATCACGCCCTTCGTATGCCGCCTGTGTGGGAAGAAGTACACGCGCAAGGACCAGCTGGAGTACCACATCCGCAAACACACCGGCAACAAACCCTTCACATGCCGCCTGTGCAACAAGAGCTTCCCTTTCCAGGCCATCCTCAACCAGCACCTGCGCAAGAACCATCCGGGACACGACGCCCAAAGCGCCTCGCCCGAGACCACCACTGCCACGCTCAGCACCAGGGGGGCCTCCCCAGGGCAGGAGGAACCCGAGGGAGGTGGTGTGGTGCCGCCCGCCGAGGGCCCCCACGGGTCCGTCTCCACTACGGGACCTGACTAA